GGGATCAACGAAGTAGGAAGATCCGTAGAACCTGCCGAGGTTCCAGGGCTTTTCCTCCCCTACTCTGTTAATACATCCCATAAAATATCCATTGGCAGCGGCATGCGCCGGTTGCTCCAACTTCCATAGATACTGTGATAGTCCTGCTACTGTAGCGGAAGGATTATACACGATCTCTGCACCATTCAGCCCCAGTATCCTGGCGCCATCCGGGAAGTGCCTGTCGTAACAGATATAGACACCTACTTTCGCATAGCGTGTCTCAAAAACAGGATAGCCCAGATTGCCGGGCTTAAAGAAGAATTTCTCCCAGAAACCGGATGTGTGGGGTATATGGTTCTTCCGGTATTTGCCCAGGTAGGTACCATCTGCATCGATCACAGCAGCGGTGTTATACAATACACCCGCCTGTTCTTTTTCGTATACAGGCACGATGATCACCATGCTATATTTCTTCGCGTAAGCCGCCATCCTTTCTGTTGTAGGCCCGGGTACGGTCTCTGCGGATGCGTACCATTTGCTGTCCTGACCCGGACAAAAATAGGGTGTACTGAAGATCTCCTGCAAACAAAGGATCTGTACCCCTTTCTCGCCTGCTTCTTCTATGAGGGGAATATGCTTCCGGATCATAGCCTCCTTGATCTCTTCGATCGTTCCCTCTCCTTCTGTGATGGGCAAACTCATTTGAATAAGGCCGGATGTGATGATACGCGACATGGGGTGCTGTTTTAGGGTAATAAATGATCAGTAGTAACTATCAGATCTTTCCATTGACTTTATTTCGTTTGATAAACTGCCCGTATCCCCTGGGTACCAGGCATTCTCCTTTATCAATAGCGATCTCTCCACGAAGCAATACGGTCTTTACCTTCCCTGTTACCTCCCATCCTTCATACGCAGAGTAGTCTACGTTCATGTGATGTGTGGCGGCAGCAATAGTATGCTTTTCATTCGGATCAAAGAGAATGATATCCGCATCACTCCCAATGGCAATCGTCCCCTTACGCGGGAACATACCAAAGATCTTTGCGGGATTTGTACAGGCCACTTCCACGAATTTATTGAGGCTGATCCGGTTCTTATTCACGCCTTCACTGAACAGCAGTTCCATCCTGTTCTCAATAGCAGGATGACCATTAGGGATCTTTGAAAAATCATGTTCTCCCATCAGCTTCTGCTGCCACATAAACGGACAATGATCTGTTGCTACTATGTTGACAAGGTTCTGATTGATGCCGGCCCAAAGTGTTTCCTGGTCTTTCGCTTCGCGCAATGGCGGGCTCATAACCCACTTGGCGCTCTCAAATCCTTTATCGTATTTCGACGCATCCAGTAACAGGTACTGGATACAGGTCTCTACAAAAACTTTCTGATTCCTGCGGGTCGCGTTCCTTACGGCATTGAGAGCTCCCTCACAGGTCAGGTGTACAATGTATCCCGGGCAACCGGTATAGTTGGCGAGGTCGG
The DNA window shown above is from Chitinophaga agri and carries:
- a CDS encoding nitrilase-related carbon-nitrogen hydrolase, which codes for MSRIITSGLIQMSLPITEGEGTIEEIKEAMIRKHIPLIEEAGEKGVQILCLQEIFSTPYFCPGQDSKWYASAETVPGPTTERMAAYAKKYSMVIIVPVYEKEQAGVLYNTAAVIDADGTYLGKYRKNHIPHTSGFWEKFFFKPGNLGYPVFETRYAKVGVYICYDRHFPDGARILGLNGAEIVYNPSATVAGLSQYLWKLEQPAHAAANGYFMGCINRVGEEKPWNLGRFYGSSYFVDPRGQVFASASEDKDELLIATFDLGMIDEVRSVWQFFRDRRPETYGKLTEL
- the hydA gene encoding dihydropyrimidinase, coding for MQLLIKNGRIITATDDYYGDIIVSAGQVTAIGRKLSVPSAKVIDAEGLLVMPGGIDPHVHLDMPFMGTFSSDTHETGTRAALHGGTTTVIDFVLQQQGHSLREALDEWNERAYGTAVGDYSFHMAVTDFNANTKAEIRTMIEQEGITSFKTFMAYKGALMIDDRQMTGLMQEVKQHGGMVTVHATNGDVIDYLVAKHLAEGKTTPLYHYLSQPEVTEAEAAARFTDLANYTGCPGYIVHLTCEGALNAVRNATRRNQKVFVETCIQYLLLDASKYDKGFESAKWVMSPPLREAKDQETLWAGINQNLVNIVATDHCPFMWQQKLMGEHDFSKIPNGHPAIENRMELLFSEGVNKNRISLNKFVEVACTNPAKIFGMFPRKGTIAIGSDADIILFDPNEKHTIAAATHHMNVDYSAYEGWEVTGKVKTVLLRGEIAIDKGECLVPRGYGQFIKRNKVNGKI